TCAAAGGTGTGCTAACGACGACATAATCAGCTTCCGGAAGCAGCGATCGCCATTCAGTTGCACTCACGACTTTGTCAAACTCCGGTAGCGGTTCGGGATGGCGACGGCTACCCCAAACTCTCATGCCAAAAGATGACGCACGTTGCGCGATCGCGACGCCAATACTTCCCGCACCAATAATTAGCAAAGTTGCATCCTTCAACTCTTTCAGTTTTATGCCTCTCCCCCAATTATGTTCAGCTTGAAATGCTTGTAGTTGAGGTAAATTTTTCGCATGATAGAGCATAAACATCAGGACAAATTCCGCAATCGGAATTGCATGAACCCCTGCGCCATTCGTGAGCGTAATCCCCCGTCCCAAAAACGTTGGTGTCAGAATGTGATTTACCCCGGCACTAGGGGTGTGCTGCCAACGCAGCGCGGGTGCAGCCGCGAGAACTTTATGCAAAGTAGTTGGTTTTAGCAGAATCCAGTTGAAATAAACTTCAGCATCGCTGGCATCGCCGTCAAGATTGCCCTCACTATCCACACGTACCACCTGTAAATTGGGAGGTAAACGCGGCTCGATATCAGATGCAATTTCGGTAGGGATTATTAGTTTCATATTTGGTCTGATATCGGAATGAATTCGCCATCCATCGCGTGACCGCAGATGGTTTGGTGACTTCTGGACTATGTATGCGGGAAGTAGTGGGAAGTGACGACACGCAAGGGTTTTAGTCTTTAGGCTGTGTTTGATTCAACCGCAGATGGTTTGGTAAGCTTGGGGCGGGAATCGCAAATAGTTTGGTGTAAACTCTCCGATATTGAGGAGAGTAATGTTTTCTGTCGTTGCAGAATTCTGCACGAAATTCGTCCTACTTAGTCTCCAGTAGAGGAGAGTGTGTACGCCAAACCATCTGCGATCGCGACTCAAAAAAACCTGGCTTGCGATGTTAAGCGCTAGCTCTAAGGAACTTTGGGCAAAAGTTTCTTAGAATTTCAGGAACTTCCGCGAACATTTGGCAGATTGAATGGACGCACGGGAGGAGCAGCCGCCGCACCATAATTCACTCGGCAGCCAATATTCAATATGTTGGCTCCACACTCAAGTGGTACGACTTCGCCGCCTAGCATGGCGCTACAGCTAACATAACCATCATTGTTCGTGTCCTTAATCATGCACTCAATCGGTGTGGCACGCGCATGGCTAGACCAAGACCTCATACCCATCCCTGCAATCATGTGCTGCCAAAAGAAACCGAGAACAAACAAGCCAAAAACAACAGCAATGACTGCCGTAGCGATAATTCCGACTCTGGTTTTCCAATTGCTGAGAATTCCTCCCGGCTTGAGTTGTGGAGAATTCTGTACGGTGGGAGCAGCATTGGTTTTTTCTGGTACTGGTTGAGTTTCAGACATGGTAATGCTTCTTTACTCAGTAAGCCGCCA
This genomic stretch from Coleofasciculus sp. FACHB-T130 harbors:
- a CDS encoding D-2-hydroxyacid dehydrogenase produces the protein MKLIIPTEIASDIEPRLPPNLQVVRVDSEGNLDGDASDAEVYFNWILLKPTTLHKVLAAAPALRWQHTPSAGVNHILTPTFLGRGITLTNGAGVHAIPIAEFVLMFMLYHAKNLPQLQAFQAEHNWGRGIKLKELKDATLLIIGAGSIGVAIAQRASSFGMRVWGSRRHPEPLPEFDKVVSATEWRSLLPEADYVVVSTPLTPETKGTMDAAVFQAMRPSAFFINIARGAIVDEAALLTALREGWIAGAALDTFSAEPLPPDSPFWSLPNVFISPHCSADSPQTYQRSLELFLENLSRYQAGLPLRNVVDKQVGY